In Thiospirochaeta perfilievii, a single window of DNA contains:
- the hslV gene encoding ATP-dependent protease subunit HslV encodes MDIRGTTILAVKKDGVIALAGDGQVTLGNATMKGNARKVRRIYGGKVVVGFAGSTADAFTLEELFEDRLNQFNGDITRAAVELAKEWRTDRALRKLEAMLLVADKDKIYLLSGNGDVIEPEHGAIAIGSGGNFAYAAALAFLDSSDLDAGEIAKRSLHIAGNICIYTNNNIILEVV; translated from the coding sequence ATGGATATTAGAGGAACTACAATTTTAGCAGTTAAAAAAGATGGTGTAATAGCATTAGCTGGTGATGGGCAAGTAACCCTAGGTAATGCGACTATGAAGGGTAATGCAAGAAAGGTTCGAAGAATATATGGTGGAAAAGTTGTTGTAGGTTTTGCTGGGTCAACAGCAGATGCATTTACATTAGAAGAACTTTTTGAAGATAGACTTAATCAATTTAATGGTGATATAACTCGGGCTGCAGTTGAACTTGCAAAAGAGTGGAGAACTGATAGAGCCTTAAGAAAACTAGAGGCTATGTTACTAGTAGCTGATAAAGATAAAATATATCTTCTAAGTGGAAATGGTGATGTTATTGAGCCTGAACATGGAGCAATTGCAATTGGTAGTGGTGGTAATTTTGCCTATGCTGCAGCACTTGCTTTTTTAGATAGTTCAGACTTAGATGCTGGTGAGATTGCAAAAAGATCCCTACATATAGCAGGGAACATATGTATATATACAAATAATAATATAATTTTAGAGGTGGTATAA
- the fliE gene encoding flagellar hook-basal body complex protein FliE yields MSILDVLSNNQVSGDLVDIKRTNPLHLNIDGEKTPLTNSDGATFEELMLEAVNGVNSDQMESADLMQQMITNPDSVDTHDLTIAMAKAEMSLNVTKAVIDKAVSAYKEITSLR; encoded by the coding sequence ATGAGTATTTTAGACGTTTTAAGTAATAATCAGGTTTCAGGCGACTTGGTAGATATTAAAAGAACTAATCCTCTTCATCTAAATATTGATGGAGAAAAAACTCCGTTAACAAATAGTGATGGAGCAACTTTTGAAGAGCTTATGTTAGAGGCTGTTAATGGTGTTAATAGTGATCAGATGGAGTCTGCAGATTTAATGCAGCAGATGATTACAAATCCAGACTCTGTTGATACCCATGATTTAACAATAGCCATGGCAAAGGCCGAGATGTCATTAAATGTAACTAAGGCGGTTATAGATAAGGCAGTATCAGCATATAAAGAGATAACATCTCTACGTTAA
- the xerA gene encoding site-specific tyrosine recombinase/integron integrase, with protein sequence MNLDDFISYLKNVRDVSNNTLISYKRDLKSWFTFLDGNNNITRSIIRRYLVLLQKRGLKASTVNRHLSAIRNYYKFEILTGVREDNPFNQIKSLKQESKLPNYLFFKDLEKIFSNGGDDFFHIRDQLIFKTLYSTGCRVSELVGITVNQVKNGESRVKVIGKGDKDRFVYLTPDVKNLIKKYLPLREEMLKDRGKINSLFLDFMGDKLTTRGVYYLIEKRVREVGMDKKVSPHTFRHTFATHLLNEGADIRVVQELLGHKSISTTQIYTHTGIEKLRQVYRGAHPHGKKS encoded by the coding sequence ATGAACTTAGATGATTTTATTAGCTACCTTAAAAATGTTAGAGACGTAAGTAATAATACTTTAATTAGTTATAAAAGAGATTTAAAATCATGGTTCACATTTTTAGATGGTAATAATAATATTACACGTAGTATAATCAGACGTTATCTTGTTCTTCTACAAAAAAGAGGGTTAAAAGCCTCAACTGTTAATAGACATTTAAGTGCTATAAGAAATTATTATAAATTTGAGATTTTAACTGGAGTAAGGGAGGATAACCCATTTAACCAGATAAAATCCCTAAAACAAGAGAGTAAATTACCAAACTACCTTTTTTTTAAGGATTTGGAGAAAATATTTAGTAATGGGGGGGATGACTTTTTCCATATTAGGGATCAGTTAATCTTTAAAACCCTTTACAGTACTGGTTGCAGGGTTTCCGAGTTAGTTGGAATAACTGTTAATCAGGTTAAAAATGGTGAGAGCCGAGTTAAGGTTATCGGAAAGGGTGATAAGGATAGATTCGTCTATCTAACCCCGGATGTTAAAAACTTAATTAAAAAGTATCTTCCTTTAAGGGAGGAGATGTTAAAGGATAGGGGAAAGATAAACTCTCTCTTTCTTGATTTTATGGGGGATAAACTAACTACCCGTGGTGTTTATTACCTAATTGAGAAGAGAGTACGTGAAGTCGGAATGGATAAAAAGGTAAGCCCCCACACATTTAGGCATACTTTTGCAACCCATCTTTTAAATGAGGGAGCGGATATTCGAGTGGTCCAAGAGTTATTAGGGCACAAGAGTATTTCAACAACTCAAATATATACCCATACTGGAATAGAAAAACTTCGGCAGGTATATAGGGGAGCACATCCCCATGGCAAAAAAAGTTAG
- the flgC gene encoding flagellar basal body rod protein FlgC, protein MGMFSSINTAASGLTAQRLRLDVISDNIANAETTRTSDGGPYRRSRVVLKSNVEQPYWNSPFQPKDLDNGVGKGVKVEKIEEDMDAELRQVWDPTHPDAIQVGPQKGYVLYPNVNPVTEMVDMISASRAYEANVSVIEGTKAMFNKALEIGR, encoded by the coding sequence ATGGGTATGTTTAGTTCAATAAATACAGCTGCATCAGGGTTAACAGCACAGAGATTAAGATTAGATGTAATATCTGATAATATTGCAAATGCAGAGACTACTAGAACATCTGATGGTGGACCATATAGAAGAAGCCGGGTTGTATTAAAAAGCAATGTAGAGCAACCATATTGGAATAGCCCTTTTCAACCAAAGGACTTGGACAACGGTGTTGGTAAGGGTGTTAAAGTTGAGAAGATAGAAGAGGATATGGATGCTGAATTACGACAAGTTTGGGATCCAACCCATCCTGATGCAATTCAGGTAGGGCCACAAAAGGGTTACGTTTTATATCCAAATGTAAACCCAGTTACAGAGATGGTAGATATGATTTCTGCCTCAAGGGCCTACGAAGCCAATGTCTCTGTAATTGAAGGTACAAAGGCAATGTTTAATAAAGCTTTAGAAATTGGGAGATAA
- the flgB gene encoding flagellar basal body rod protein FlgB, with the protein MFDNTTFGKSLDVLQRTMDVSLLRREVISNNIANAETPNFKRTDVTFEESLSKALASEGKNTFKMTMTDERHIPADRTVDYKTIKPRRVLDYTTQSDSNGNNVDIEVEMMDVVKNQMRYQLLTQAVSEQFQKINMVVK; encoded by the coding sequence ATGTTTGATAATACAACGTTTGGAAAAAGTTTAGATGTTTTGCAAAGAACTATGGATGTATCTCTTTTAAGGCGAGAGGTTATCTCTAATAACATAGCAAATGCGGAGACACCAAATTTTAAAAGAACTGATGTAACATTTGAGGAGTCTTTATCAAAAGCATTAGCTAGTGAAGGTAAAAACACTTTTAAAATGACAATGACAGATGAAAGACATATTCCTGCTGATAGAACTGTGGATTACAAAACTATAAAACCAAGAAGGGTTTTAGATTATACTACCCAGTCTGATAGTAATGGGAATAATGTTGATATTGAAGTTGAGATGATGGATGTCGTTAAAAACCAGATGAGGTATCAACTACTTACTCAGGCTGTTAGTGAGCAGTTTCAGAAAATTAATATGGTAGTAAAATAA
- the hslU gene encoding ATP-dependent protease ATPase subunit HslU — MKLNMEESTPKSIVNELDKYIIGQDSAKKIVAIALRNRMRRALLDEDMINEVSPKNIIMIGPTGVGKTEIARRLSKLAKAPFIKVEATKFTEVGYVGRDVESMVRDLMASAVSMVKTEMQDGIEEDAKQRTEEILLDYLLPGLSKDKKKDVGFGNPDKSIEPIEENSTREKFRVMLKEGKLEDKEIEISVSKPSSFEILGGGEFQNMEMNIGAITGMLSPGGNKKKRIVTVKQAREITLAEQRDKLIDTDNAVDIARDRVQNMGIIFIDEIDKIAAKGGRSGGQDVSRQGVQRDILPIVEGSKVNTKHGIVDTSHILFIAAGAFSMSKPSDLIPELQGRFPLRVELQDLDAKAFEAILTKPKASLTKQYIELLKTEDVELIFKDEAIKRIAQIAADVNNKTENIGARRLHTILEHLLEDISFNAPDTKGEKIEITKEFVDERLKDLSQDRDLSRYIL; from the coding sequence ATGAAACTTAACATGGAAGAGAGTACTCCTAAATCTATAGTAAATGAACTAGATAAATATATAATTGGCCAAGATTCTGCAAAAAAAATCGTAGCTATAGCCCTTAGAAATAGAATGAGACGGGCACTTTTAGATGAAGATATGATAAATGAAGTATCTCCTAAAAATATAATAATGATAGGTCCTACAGGTGTAGGTAAAACAGAGATAGCAAGAAGGTTGTCTAAGCTGGCTAAGGCTCCATTTATTAAGGTTGAAGCAACTAAGTTTACAGAAGTAGGTTATGTAGGTCGAGATGTTGAATCAATGGTTAGAGATCTAATGGCATCAGCTGTATCTATGGTTAAAACAGAGATGCAAGACGGTATAGAAGAGGATGCAAAACAACGTACTGAGGAGATTTTACTAGACTATCTGCTTCCTGGTCTTAGCAAGGATAAAAAGAAGGATGTTGGATTTGGTAACCCAGATAAATCTATAGAACCTATAGAAGAGAATAGTACTAGAGAGAAGTTTCGAGTAATGCTCAAAGAGGGAAAACTTGAGGATAAAGAGATTGAGATCTCTGTATCTAAACCTTCATCATTTGAAATTTTAGGTGGTGGTGAGTTCCAGAATATGGAGATGAATATCGGAGCTATAACTGGTATGTTATCCCCAGGTGGAAACAAAAAAAAGAGAATTGTTACTGTTAAACAGGCTAGGGAAATTACACTTGCTGAACAGAGGGATAAGTTAATAGATACTGATAATGCTGTTGATATAGCTAGGGATCGAGTTCAAAATATGGGTATTATTTTTATTGATGAGATTGATAAAATTGCAGCAAAAGGTGGTAGATCCGGGGGACAGGATGTTTCAAGACAGGGCGTTCAAAGGGATATCTTACCAATTGTTGAGGGATCAAAAGTAAATACTAAGCACGGTATTGTAGATACTTCCCACATCCTTTTTATTGCTGCTGGTGCATTTAGTATGAGCAAGCCATCTGATTTAATACCAGAGTTACAGGGGCGTTTTCCACTAAGGGTTGAACTGCAGGACTTAGATGCAAAAGCCTTTGAGGCAATATTAACTAAACCTAAAGCATCCTTAACTAAGCAGTATATTGAGCTATTAAAAACAGAAGATGTGGAACTAATATTTAAAGATGAAGCAATTAAAAGAATTGCCCAGATTGCCGCTGATGTTAATAATAAAACTGAAAATATTGGGGCTAGACGGCTTCATACAATTTTAGAACATCTATTGGAAGATATCTCATTTAATGCACCTGATACTAAGGGTGAAAAGATTGAGATAACTAAAGAGTTTGTTGATGAGAGATTAAAGGATCTATCCCAGGATAGGGACCTTAGTCGGTATATATTATAA